The Ciceribacter thiooxidans genome window below encodes:
- the nirD gene encoding nitrite reductase small subunit NirD translates to MTWIAIGHIDDIPVRGARCVKTPEGKIAVFRTAENEVFAIDDHCPHKGGPLSEGIVHGKAVTCPLHNWVISLESGEALGADEGSVRTISVRNEDGKLSISLESAVLAAAE, encoded by the coding sequence ATGACCTGGATTGCTATCGGCCACATCGACGACATTCCCGTGCGCGGCGCGCGCTGCGTGAAGACGCCTGAGGGCAAGATCGCCGTGTTCCGGACCGCCGAAAACGAGGTTTTTGCCATCGACGATCATTGCCCGCACAAGGGTGGACCGCTTTCGGAGGGCATCGTGCACGGCAAGGCGGTGACTTGCCCCCTGCACAACTGGGTGATCTCGCTGGAAAGCGGCGAGGCTCTCGGTGCCGACGAAGGATCTGTTCGCACGATCTCCGTCCGCAACGAAGACGGCAAACTCTCGATCTCGCTTGAAAGCGCAGTCCTGGCAGCCGCGGAGTAG
- a CDS encoding formate/nitrite transporter family protein encodes MSYVQPTDFVTKMIDAGEAKVFMSTRDTLIRAFMAGAILALAAAFAVTINVQTGQPLAGAILFPVGFCLLYLMGFDLLTGVFTLVPLALIDKRPGVTIGGVLRNWGLVFAGNFAGALVVAVMMAIIFTFGFTVEPNEVGQKIGHIGEGRTLGYAAHGAAGMLTLFIRGVLCNWMVSTGVVAAMMSTSVSGKVIGMWMPIMLFFYMGFEHSIVNMFLFPSGLMLGGQFSIMDYFIWNEIPTVLGNLVGGLTFVGLTLYSTHARTGSKRTAKIDRMADVAGAPAE; translated from the coding sequence ATGTCATATGTTCAACCGACCGATTTCGTAACCAAGATGATCGACGCCGGTGAAGCGAAGGTCTTCATGTCGACCAGGGACACGCTGATCCGGGCGTTCATGGCCGGCGCGATCCTCGCGCTCGCCGCAGCGTTCGCCGTGACGATCAATGTCCAGACGGGCCAGCCGCTCGCCGGGGCGATCCTCTTTCCGGTGGGCTTTTGCCTGCTCTATCTCATGGGCTTCGATCTTCTGACCGGCGTCTTCACGCTCGTGCCGCTTGCGCTGATCGACAAGCGTCCGGGAGTGACGATCGGTGGGGTGCTGCGCAATTGGGGCCTGGTCTTCGCAGGAAATTTCGCCGGCGCGCTGGTTGTTGCAGTGATGATGGCGATCATTTTCACGTTCGGCTTCACGGTCGAGCCGAACGAGGTCGGTCAGAAAATCGGCCATATCGGCGAGGGTCGTACGCTCGGCTATGCGGCGCATGGTGCCGCCGGCATGCTGACGCTGTTCATCCGCGGCGTGCTCTGCAACTGGATGGTATCGACGGGCGTAGTTGCGGCGATGATGTCGACCTCGGTATCGGGTAAGGTGATCGGTATGTGGATGCCGATCATGCTGTTTTTCTACATGGGTTTCGAGCACTCCATCGTGAACATGTTCCTGTTCCCGTCGGGTCTGATGCTCGGTGGCCAGTTTTCGATCATGGATTATTTCATCTGGAACGAGATTCCGACCGTTCTCGGCAATCTCGTCGGTGGTCTCACTTTCGTCGGTCTGACGCTCTACTCGACCCACGCTCGCACCGGCTCCAAACGCACCGCAAAAATAGACCGGATGGCCGACGTGGCCGGTGCCCCGGCGGAGTAG
- a CDS encoding nitrate reductase: MKPEFSGIELGGCARSGATRTTCPYCGVGCGVIATAGDDGQFSIKGDPDHPANLGRLCSKGSALAETLGSEGRLLYPEIGGVRTDWNSALDLVAETFRQTVAEHGPDSVAFYVSGQLLTEDYYVANKLMKGFIGSANIDTNSRLCMASSVAGHRRAFGADVVPCSYDDLECADLVVLVGSNTAWCHPVLYQRLAAAKAARPEMKVVVIDPRRTATCEIADLHLPVRTDGDVALFNGLLAHLAETGTLDHAYIAAHTDGFAEVRGAVNGVSVSDVARQTGLSAVAIRRFFSLFERTEKVVTCYSQGVNQSSLGTDKVNAIINCHLATGRIGRPGMGPFSLTGQPNAMGGREVGGLANMLAAHMAIENPNDRERVQRFWDSPVIAHKPGLKAVDMFDAVADGRIKALWIMSTNPVVSMPDADRVRAAIEACPFVVVSDIEKRTDTTRLADVLLPAAGWSEKAGTVTNSERRISRQRPFRLAPGEARPDWWQLAEVGRRMGFAEAFAWSSPAEIFAEHAALSAFENEGGRAFDIGAHAGIDTEAYDALAPFKWPQRSDEASAERRLFADGRYFHPDARARFVAVQSTAPLRVSPDFPLVLNTGRVRDHWHTMTRTGRSARLSAHTAEPFAELHPLDAVEHGISDADLVELSAENGARVVLRALLSDRQSRGCVFVPMHWTGETASLGRVDTLVSPVTDPVSGQPASKHVAVTARRYVARAYGFAVSAERPEGLDTAYWAEARADGGWRVELGFDATVSDWESWARRVFAIPAEAEIARYVDLRGGDYRIAFFAEGRLLAALFISAEPVAVSRSWAVSQLSCPHTDAARRQAIVAGRPGADRPDKGAIVCSCFAVGVNQIAAAARKGCRSVEAIGVELSAGTNCGSCRSEIGRIIDGTQTLAAE, encoded by the coding sequence GTGAAACCTGAATTCAGCGGAATAGAGCTGGGCGGGTGTGCGAGATCCGGCGCCACCAGGACCACTTGTCCCTATTGTGGCGTCGGCTGCGGTGTCATTGCAACGGCGGGCGATGACGGCCAGTTCAGTATCAAGGGCGATCCGGATCACCCGGCGAATTTAGGGCGACTGTGCTCCAAGGGTTCGGCGCTCGCCGAGACTCTCGGGTCCGAGGGGCGGCTTCTTTACCCTGAAATCGGCGGCGTGCGGACCGATTGGAACAGTGCCCTCGATCTGGTCGCTGAAACCTTCCGTCAGACAGTCGCGGAGCACGGCCCGGACTCTGTCGCCTTTTACGTTTCCGGGCAGCTACTGACCGAGGACTATTACGTCGCCAACAAGCTGATGAAGGGCTTCATTGGCTCGGCGAACATCGATACGAACTCGCGCCTGTGCATGGCCTCGTCCGTCGCGGGCCACCGGCGTGCCTTCGGCGCCGACGTCGTGCCCTGCAGCTACGATGACCTCGAATGCGCTGATCTCGTCGTGCTCGTCGGCTCCAATACGGCCTGGTGTCATCCGGTACTCTATCAAAGGCTTGCCGCCGCCAAGGCGGCCCGGCCCGAGATGAAGGTCGTCGTCATCGACCCCCGCCGAACCGCAACTTGCGAGATCGCAGACCTGCATCTGCCGGTGCGAACCGATGGTGACGTGGCGCTCTTCAACGGCCTTCTCGCCCACTTGGCCGAGACGGGTACGCTCGACCACGCCTATATCGCGGCACACACCGACGGATTCGCCGAGGTCCGCGGGGCTGTCAATGGGGTCTCGGTCAGCGACGTGGCACGGCAAACAGGACTTTCCGCCGTCGCGATCCGCCGCTTCTTCTCGCTATTCGAGAGAACGGAGAAAGTGGTGACCTGTTACAGCCAGGGGGTCAACCAATCGTCGCTCGGCACCGACAAGGTCAACGCCATCATCAACTGCCACCTCGCGACGGGCCGGATCGGCCGGCCCGGTATGGGGCCATTCTCGTTGACCGGACAGCCGAACGCCATGGGCGGTCGCGAGGTCGGCGGCCTTGCAAACATGCTTGCGGCCCATATGGCGATCGAGAACCCGAACGATCGCGAGCGCGTCCAGCGCTTCTGGGATTCTCCGGTGATCGCCCACAAGCCGGGGCTGAAGGCGGTCGACATGTTCGACGCAGTCGCGGATGGACGCATCAAGGCGCTCTGGATCATGTCCACCAACCCGGTCGTTTCGATGCCGGACGCCGATCGCGTTCGCGCAGCGATCGAGGCCTGCCCGTTCGTCGTCGTTTCCGACATCGAGAAGCGGACCGACACCACTCGCCTCGCGGACGTGCTTTTGCCGGCGGCGGGCTGGAGCGAAAAGGCCGGAACGGTCACCAATTCGGAGCGCCGCATCTCCCGACAGCGGCCGTTCCGTCTTGCTCCGGGTGAAGCCCGTCCCGATTGGTGGCAGCTTGCCGAAGTCGGGAGGCGCATGGGGTTTGCCGAGGCCTTCGCCTGGAGTTCCCCGGCCGAGATATTCGCTGAGCACGCCGCGCTCTCCGCCTTCGAGAACGAGGGTGGTCGCGCGTTCGACATCGGCGCCCATGCCGGGATCGATACGGAAGCCTATGACGCCCTTGCGCCATTCAAATGGCCGCAACGGTCCGACGAGGCTTCCGCGGAGCGCCGCCTCTTCGCGGACGGGCGGTATTTCCACCCCGATGCACGCGCCCGCTTCGTAGCCGTGCAGTCGACAGCCCCGTTGCGTGTCAGCCCCGACTTTCCTCTTGTCCTCAACACCGGGCGTGTCCGTGACCACTGGCACACGATGACACGGACCGGCAGGAGTGCACGGCTTTCCGCTCATACGGCCGAGCCGTTCGCCGAATTGCATCCGCTGGATGCCGTCGAGCACGGGATCTCCGACGCCGACCTCGTCGAGCTTTCTGCCGAGAACGGCGCGCGGGTCGTTCTTCGGGCCCTGCTTTCGGACCGCCAGTCGCGCGGTTGCGTCTTCGTGCCGATGCACTGGACAGGCGAAACCGCATCCCTCGGGCGCGTCGACACCCTGGTCTCTCCGGTAACCGATCCGGTCTCCGGGCAGCCGGCGTCGAAACATGTGGCGGTCACGGCGCGGCGCTATGTGGCTCGAGCCTACGGTTTCGCGGTCAGTGCGGAGCGGCCCGAAGGACTGGATACCGCCTATTGGGCGGAGGCGCGTGCCGATGGCGGCTGGAGGGTCGAGCTCGGCTTCGACGCGACCGTTTCCGATTGGGAGAGCTGGGCGCGGCGGGTCTTCGCGATACCGGCGGAGGCCGAGATTGCGCGCTATGTCGATCTCAGGGGCGGGGACTACCGGATCGCCTTCTTCGCGGAGGGGCGGCTTCTCGCTGCGCTCTTTATCTCCGCCGAGCCGGTTGCCGTGTCACGGAGCTGGGCGGTCTCGCAGCTCTCATGTCCACACACTGACGCCGCGAGGCGCCAGGCGATCGTCGCTGGCCGGCCCGGCGCCGACCGTCCGGATAAGGGCGCCATCGTCTGCTCCTGCTTTGCGGTCGGCGTCAATCAGATTGCCGCGGCCGCCCGCAAGGGGTGCCGCAGCGTAGAAGCGATCGGCGTAGAGCTTTCTGCGGGTACGAATTGCGGCTCCTGCCGCTCTGAAATCGGAAGGATTATCGATGGCACGCAGACACTTGCAGCCGAGTGA